In Populus nigra chromosome 1, ddPopNigr1.1, whole genome shotgun sequence, one genomic interval encodes:
- the LOC133702996 gene encoding coniferyl alcohol acyltransferase-like gives MEEVPEHGEFAVNFTEKSVVKAANPLPKPQRLTLSNLDLLSGRFPVTYFYFYHNPEKVCFSSIMESLKSSLAETLSYYYPFAGQIVQNPNTNEPEIICDDNGALVVEGHANISLKKLDFYNLDQFLQGKLVSLNTEFPLQVQVTRYTCGGISITFTFDHALGDASAFGKFLVSWSEIAQRKPISCMPDHRRNLLARCPPTYHPSLDQTFVKCTIEEIINMPTTQILLKRLYHIDVSSINRLQQLACDSGNKRTKIEAFSAYVWKIMVTAIDERHQKCKMGWLVDGRGRVHGAEDLMSNYIGNVLSVAVAEATIAELKQGSISDVASNVHDSISKVTNEAHFLDLIDWIECHRPGLMLSSIVLGRGGPALVLSSGRRFPVAELDFGFGGPVVGTVCTTVEKIGVGYMNQRPSARNDGSWTVSAILWPELAAALESDSIFQPMSASLLRL, from the coding sequence ATGGAAGAAGTTCCGGAGCATGGAGAGTTTGCGGTGAACTTCACAGAAAAAAGTGTTGTCAAAGCCGCGAATCCCTTGCCAAAGCCACAAAGACTCACTCTATCAAATCTTGACCTACTCTCTGGCCGATTTCCTGTCACATACTTCTATTTCTACCATAATCCTGAAAAGGTTTGTTTTTCCTCCATCATGGAGTCCCTAAAGAGTTCCCTCGCTGAGACTCTTAGTTACTACTACCCATTTGCTGGTCAAATAGTACAAAATCCAAATACTAATGAGCCTGAGATTATATGTGACGATAATGGTGCTTTGGTTGTAGAAGGCCATGCCAACATTTCTTTGAAGAAACTAGACTTCTACAACCTTGATCAATTTTTGCAAGGGAAACTCGTTTCTCTCAACACTGAGTTTCCTTTACAAGTTCAAGTCACCCGTTACACATGTGGAGGCATCTCAATAACATTCACCTTTGATCATGCACTCGGGGATGCAAGTGCCTTTGGTAAATTCCTGGTTTCATGGTCAGAAATCGCTCAAAGAAAGCCAATATCTTGCATGCCAGATCACAGGAGAAACCTTCTAGCACGCTGTCCTCCAACTTATCATCCTTCTTTGGATCAAACTTTCGTAAAGTGCACCATAGAAGAAATAATAAACATGCCCACAACCCAGATCCTGCTCAAGCGCCTATATCATATTGATGTCTCCAGCATCAATAGGCTGCAGCAACTTGCTTGTGACAGCGGTAACAAAAGAACTAAAATTGAGGCCTTCTCAGCCTATGTATGGAAGATAATGGTTACAGCCATTGATGAAAGGCATCAAAAGTGCAAGATGGGATGGTTAGTCGATGGACGTGGTAGAGTTCATGGAGCTGAGGATTTAATGTCAAATTACATAGGGAATGTATTATCCGTAGCTGTTGCAGAAGCAACCATTGCAGAACTGAAGCAAGGGTCTATATCAGATGTTGCTAGCAATGTTCATGATTCCATATCAAAGGTGACTAATGAGGcacatttcttggatttgatAGATTGGATCGAGTGTCATAGACCTGGTCTGATGCTATCTAGCATTGTATTAGGCCGAGGAGGTCCAGCCCTTGTTTTGTCATCAGGGAGGAGGTTTCCAGTTGCTGAATTGGACTTCGGATTCGGTGGTCCAGTAGTGGGCACGGTTTGTACAACGGTAGAAAAAATTGGAGTTGGCTACATGAACCAAAGGCCAAGCGCTAGAAACGACGGCTCATGGACTGTTTCAGCTATCCTGTGGCCAGAACTAGCTGCTGCCTTGGAATCGGACTCGATTTTTCAACCTATGTCAGCTAGTCTTCTTCGACTATGA